In Candidatus Thorarchaeota archaeon, the sequence GCCATATGTTCGTGATGGGGGTCTTGTTGTGTATACGACTCCAGCTGAGATTGAAAGGCGTCAGCGCGGTCGTCCAACGATGATTGCGGATGTTCTTGAAGAGGTTGCATCATCTGTCTCAGCAAGACCGGTGATAACCGAGGAAATGGAGATAGCTCTTGCTGCTGCGGCCTCTGCACCGGAAGCCATGAAACCTTCGAAGCTCGCTCGATATAGACGCGAGATAGGTGAGCGAAAGGAAAGGGAGAAGGACCGTCGACCGGAGGTAGTCGTGCAGCCTCTCGGATTGGCGGCGGAATCACCAGCTCCAATCGAAGCACAACCCGAGCCTCCTGCTGCGATTTCAATCGAAGATCGGAAGACCAAGCAACCAGCGACAGTAGCTCCTGTCGAGCCGTCCCCTGAGAAGCCCAAGGAGCGTCCTGCAAGGAGGTCGGCCGCGAAGGCAGCTGAGGCAACCCCCTCCCCAGAGGAGGCGCCCGCCAAGAAGCCCGCACGAACCACCAAGAAGTCTGAGACCACTGAGGGTGCTACGCGGGCTGGGACGACTAAGAAGTCAGAAACAGCTCCAAAGCGGACATCCAAGAAGACCGAGGGTACATCTGATTCCGCTCCGAAGACCCGGAAGACTACCTCCAAGAAGACCGAGTAGTCGGGCCGGGTACAGAAGGACACCGCCGACAAGGTTGAAGAGCAAGGCGGTGCGTTTACCTTCAGACGGGATTGAAACAGGTGAGTAGTGCCCACGCTGTACTACTCACCGTCATTGAACACACTAGTGCATTTAGAGTCCAGTCAACCAGACATTACGGGAGCACGTGGACATTCTTGATAAGGTCCCCGGGAATGGGCAGATGATGCCGCTCTATGCGAGGACCCCTCTATTTCTTGGAGGCTATCTGCTTGTCGAGTTCCTCGAGTTGGCTGTCAAGCTCTGCCTCTTTGGACTTGTACTCCGGTTCCGGAATGTAGCCACGCATGTAGTCAAATCGGAGGTCGGTCAGCGATGCCTTGAGGCGGTCTTTCTTCTGCAACAGGACCACGAGCTCATCGTCCATCGCTGGAGCCTGAACAGCCGTAACCGGTGGCGCCTGTGTTCTTGGGCTTGTCTTGACTGCGGGAGCTGGCTCCGGTTGTGGCGTACGTGCAGCAGCAGTGCTAGGGGTTGTCACTGCTATCTCGGGTGCAGGCTCGGTCCTAGTTGGTGCTGTAGACTTTGGAGGTGGTGTGGGTGCGGCAGGTGTGGGTGCTGGGGCGCTTGTCCTGACCTGTTCCATCGTTTCCATGGTCCTTCTCAGTTGGTCGATCTGGTCTGCTATCTCCTTGAAACTGTCGTTGATTGTCTTGTTGATGGCCTCCTTCATCCTGGCAAGGTTCATAGCAAGCTCATCAGCAAGCTTCTTCGTTTCGGCCACGTTATTTGCAAAACCTTCAATGGCCTTGAGTTTCTCTAGGATTTCGCCAATATTGAAGCTCATCTGATTGTCACCTTGGACTTTATGCCCATTCTACTGGTAAGTCTTGTTCGGCTGTTCTTAACCTTTGTCGTGGCATCATCTCACAAAGTGATGGTCCTGTTTCGCACAGAATGGCATGGATGCCTGTCTGTCCTATCCCTTCGTGTCGGCCTTCCCTTCCAGAATCGCCTTCCGGATTATTTGGATGAGGCGGTCCCGGTATGAGATGTCAATCGCGACCAACTCATAGGTTGCTATCCCAAGGATTTGACCGACCCTCTCTGGCGTGAGGGCGGTGGGCAAGTCCTGCTTGTTGGCAATGCCTATTATCCTGGCGTCAGGAACCTCCTCTTTCACAAGTGTCACAAGCTTCTTGCTTCGTAGGACGTTCTCCAGAGTACTATCCGTCACTATTATCACGACTTGGGCATTTGCAATCATCTTGGCCCAAAGAATGCTGAAACGTGACTGACCCGCAAGATCCCAGAGGACTATGTTGGCGTTCTCGACCTCCTCGGGAAGTTTCTTTATGCTCACACCAATGGTCGGGTCATGGACTAGGGGCAGGGTTTCTCCCCTCAGGAGGTGTAAGGTTGTTGTCTTGCCCACGCCTGCAAACCCTAGGATTGCGACCTTCACCATGGTGACGGCAATCTCGTCCACTTTCGCATCGAAGCCGTCCAGAGGCTGACTGGCCGCTGCTAGGTTGGCATAGTCACGCATGAAGACCTCCAGCAGCTGTCCGATTCGTTCCTCAATCTGGGCTGTGTCATCGGCCTTGTCTGCAATGAATACAAAAGTGAACTCACTTCTAGTCGTGTAGAAGAACCGGGAGCTGGCCACATTCATGTACTCAATCTTGCCCTGGAGGTTCACAGTGCTCAGAAACCCGGCCAGACTTATCAAGAAACTCACTAGCGCCTCTTTGGACTCGCTGCTCGCATACTCTTTATTGTAGACCAAGTTGCCATTTTGCCCGAGTATGTAGATTCCCCTAATCATTCCCATCACCCCATGTCTCTACGAGTAGTTCGAAGTAGCGTCTAGCTGACTCTGCATCAATCTGGTTTTCAACATACTTCTGTGCGACTACCGGGAGCACGTACTCTGGAATGAATGTTTCGAATGCTGGGTCGGAGATGAGCGCCCAGCAATCACAGTCCGGAAAGTGCACCGCTATCTTTTCTGACTCCATGTTGAAGAGTATCTTCTGGACAAGCTCGTGTGGCAGGACTGCAGCCCTTGATATCTCCTTGACTGATAGTGCCCCCTTTCGCAGGAGACCTATGACGATATAGCTGATTCTGTCTGATACGCGCCTCGCGATGGTCTCCCTGTCCGCAACCTGAGGGGAGTTGGGGTCCTCTGTCTGTGCTGTGGGGTTGTAGCCTGCGAAGAAGCTCTCCACGTACTTTCTGTACTCCTCTGTGATCTCTGGATGTGTAGCACGTGTGGTTTCCATGGACTCGGACGGAGGCGCCCGATAGCAGAAGAGGTCCCTTATCAGAAACACGGTTTCGACACCACTTCTGGGGGGTGTGGAATGTTCATCGCGGCCGACCATCTCAACTTTCACGAGCCCTGCATCCATCAGAGGAAAGACCGCCGTGCGGAGGTCGACATCCCGTGCCTGAAGCTGATCCCTGAGCCATATCTCCATGGTCTTTGACTTCTGTATTCCTTCGCTCTGAAGCTTGTCCAAGAGCAGTGTTGATGAGGGTGTTAGGAACACACGGGCGCATACCTGTTCATTGGTTGGTTCCTCGATCACAGCTCCCTTTCTGATTATCTCGCCTATCTCGAGGTAGTCTGGTGACCGGGTGGCAAGCTCAAGAATGAATCTGCCCATCCCAGCGAGCTTCTTGGAGTTCTGAACGAAGTCCTCCTCTATGTTTAGTGCGAAACACACAAGCCATCCGGGGTGTTCCTCAGAGGAGTATGTCGCCATCCGCCTGCCCTCTACGTCGATTAGCTTGATATCTGCTTTCTTTCCCTCGCCATGCAGGTAATACACCAGATTCAGCATCTTCTCGTTGACACTGAATGTGGGAGGATACCTCTTTGCCACTACAAAGCCCTGATAGTCGTCCAGATGAAGTACGAACACGGCTTGTGGCATGCAGCGCTCCCTGCCCCTTTGACAGCTGCGCGCCATAAATGGTTAACTGCGGCGGACTCCTCCGGTGTGATTCCGACTGCGGCACACTATGGCCCCCTCTTCGTTGAGTAACCAGCACTCCTCGCAGACATACTCTCCACATGCCGAACACCGCCCTATGTGCTGTTCAAACCTCATGAACGATGAACTGGCGTCTCGCCCGTGTTCGACGCAGAAACCATTCCCGCAGTTGCTGCAGAAGACCAGTGCAGAGGAACCGCAGACGCGACAGCTGCCACCACGCCGGGTCCCACCTCTGGTTTCTTGGGCCTCCGAAGTGCGAGCGACACAGTCGGGGTTTTCACATGGTCCCAGTCCCTTGTATGACCCGCATCTTTCACAGAATGGTCTGAAGCTGCCTCGATGGTGCATGGTACTCACACAAGAGGCAAGCTGCAGGTGGCTTAAGCCATTCTCTTCTCTCATCGAAGGTTGAATCTTCAAATGGATGCCGTAGCATCGGCAGTCCATAGCAGATGCTTGAGGACTGGACATGCAATCCGGGGCATGAGGAAGGGGCCTGTCCCGTTCGTATGGGCGTTGAGTAGATTCACGTACATCGACTCACTCTGTCGTCACACCAGCGATTACTGGCGTGACTGACAAGTCCAACGTGTTAGAAAGGATGAAAAGGTGTGGCCTACCATATCTCGTGAGGAGTGGACATGGATCTGGACGGACTCTATCGCATCATACCCGTTACCGCTTCTAGGAGTCTTGCTCTTGCGGGATGTCAGTCTATCCAGCAGGCCATACCCGAGGAGTATGCTCTGGCGAGCTTTGTGATGAGGGCGCTGGAAGCACGGAATGGTCGTGAGCTCGAGTTCATTCTGAAGGCCTATCTCCCGGTCCATCTGATTCGGCTCGGGCCACGGGGCCAGTGCGTCCTAATTGACATGTTGGGTCTATTCTCTGCAGAGATTGTGGAGGTCGGTGAAACGGCGGTAGAGGGGCTCTCTAGGGCTCTCTCAGAGATAGACTCCACGTCTCTGAATGTGGCCCCGCTCGATAGCATCTCTCATGCGTTGGCTGCAGTCAGGGCTGCAGAGGTCGTGAGTGTCCCCGGTCTCATATCAGGGGCGAGCGCCAATGACCTCGCCAGACTAATCGGATGGCCGAAACAGTCAGACCTCGAGCTTGGAGCAATTGTCCTGCCGTCGATAATCAACAGGGAGGACCTTTCAAAGTACGAGCGTATGATACTGCAGACCTTCGACCGGGTTCAGCGGCTTCGCCGAGAAATGGCCAAGATACTCCCAGGTCTAGAGCCCATGCTTCGTGCGTCCGAGGACGGGCTGGCAGCCTTGGCGCCAACTGTTGCGCGGTTGGACGACCGGATATCTCGTCTTGAAAACGAGCTGGAGCGGCTCACCTCGCGTCTACAGAGCATCACTTCTTCCAAGCTGACGAGCCCGCAGCTTGCAGCGACTGAGGCCGAAGTCCGGTCACAGATTGACCTACGCACCACAGCCCTCATGAAGGACCGTGAGCGGCGAGAGAGATTGATTGAGGACCAACGGCGTTCCAGAGAGTCCTTCTCGATACATCTGGAGGGCATGAAGACCGAGTACTTGCAGACGCAGGAATTCATTGACTCGCTCTGGTCACAGTATGAGTCGCTGTCTGTCGACTGTGGTTGCTTTGAGTCCGACTCGCCTGCCGTACTTCTAGTCCCTCTTGTAATTGCTGGCTTCTCGAAGCGAGGTGTGCTGGAGGTCACGGTCTACCCACCATCTGTCATGGACGATCAGGGTGTGAAGACCTCCAGAAGGAAGGAGTTTGCTGACCCCTTCGTCCCCTTGTCACAGACCATGACTCTGCTTGCATCACTGATTGAGAAGCGAATCGACTCTGACATCACACTGCGAAAGCTCGTGAGAGACTCCTCTGCTACAAGCAATCTACTATCTGATAGTACCGCCCGCCGTATGCTGGAGGAAGGCGCGCGACTACTGAGAGCAGACGGTCTGCTGCGTGACTCGTCTGCGGACCACCTTCGAGCTCTCATGTCGTCCGTTCCGGAGAGACCCTCGAAAGCCACAACACATGGGGCCATGCTTGTCACAGACGAGTCAGTGTGCAGTGTGGAAGTCCGTGTCACTGATGCGTCCGGAGAGCCGATAGCAGGGGCCCGTGTTGGTGTAGGCGGACTGATTACCAAGACGGACGAGCATGGGGGCACTCAGTTGAGATTGCCCCGGAGCCGCTACGAGCTCGCTGTGAACGCTGATGGCTATCGTGAGAGGCGTGTTGAGTTTGAGCTGCGGTCTTCGGGAGACGTAGTAATCCCGGTTGTCCTGGAACAGTTGACAAGGGAAGACCGACTCAGCCTTGCCCTTGAGGACCTCAGTAAGCGAGCAGACCGAATAGACACCATCAGGAAGAAGCTGCTGGGAATCTTCCAGAGTCAAGGCGACACCATACTGAGGGTCCCGGCATACCGTGGTACCCTTGAAGAGTTGCTCACCGAGCTGGGCTACGAGCCAGAGGCATGGCTTGCTGAGGCCAGCAGAAAGCGCGGCATGATTGGCAGACTCCTCAAGGGCGAAGACCGCAGGGATGGAATGCGCAGAGACATCCTGAGGATTGCCGAGGAGTCCAAGTCGTCCGGTGGGGTCATGCTGCTGTCCGATGTCCTGCGGCGACTTGACCGGCTCGGGTGGTCCGCCAACACCACTGAGGTCGAGTCGATTCTTGCTGAGATGACTAGGGAAGGTCTGATACGGGGGGTCTCAATCATGGAGGACGGCACGACTTCGGTCAACTTTGTTCCCGTGTCTCTCACTGATGACCCCCAGTTGGTCCTCGATCTTGCTGCCAAGCGGAAAGGCAGTCTGACGATTGAGGATGTGGTGCTTGAACTCGGATGGACTGAGAGCAGGGTGAAGAACGCCTTGCAACTCCTCATAGAGAAGGGAGTGGCCAAGGAGCAGCGGAGCTTCTCCAAGAGCACCACCTATTGGTTTCCCGGTCTCCGCGGCAGAGACTAACACTTCTGGAAGGCTGCTTGAGCGCGCTTTTCCATGCCACAGCGACTCCGGTATGGTCCTCTAGTCCCAGTCCTCGTCGAAGTCCTCTTCCTCCTCTCCTATCTCAAAAGAGTCCTCTTCCTCTTCGTCCTCCTCCTCGTATTCCTCGTCTCCCAGTTCGTCATAGTCGAGGTCAGTGTCCTCCTCTTCATCCTCTTCCTCTTCGAACAGGAATGTGTCTGGATCCTCTTCCTTTTCCTGTTCGTCTTGGATACGGATCCTGCGAGCCCTCTTTGTGGTTCTGGTGTACATGCACAGATTGTCTTCTGGGTCGAAGTACTGACACTCTGGACAACATCCTGACTTCGACTTGCAGGTGATGAAAGCTCCACACTTCTTGCAACACTTGAGTTCGGATGCTTCGTCAGACATCTCTCTTGAACCAAGAAGAACCCCTAGTACGGGTAAATAAGCGTCTCTCAAGAGTCGCGCCTTCCTGTTCGAAGGTCAAGATTATTAAAGCACCCGCCGGTTTCACTGCGGAGCTGACCAATTTGACCGACCTTGAGGATGAGGTACGCAGGTTTGTATTGGAGAATGCGGTCAAGTATGAAGGCAAACCCAACGTGAAGTCCGTCATGAGTGCTCTACTGGGAGCGCGGGCAGACCTTCGTTCGAGAGCAAAAGAGGTCCGCGAGGTCGTTGAGCGTCTTGTCACCGAGGTCGAACGGATGAGTGTTGATGCACAGCGCGCGCAGCTCATGAGGATTGCACCCGGTCTGCTTGAGTCGAAGAAGGAGACCGCAGCAGAAGAGA encodes:
- a CDS encoding carboxypeptidase regulatory-like domain-containing protein, translating into MDLDGLYRIIPVTASRSLALAGCQSIQQAIPEEYALASFVMRALEARNGRELEFILKAYLPVHLIRLGPRGQCVLIDMLGLFSAEIVEVGETAVEGLSRALSEIDSTSLNVAPLDSISHALAAVRAAEVVSVPGLISGASANDLARLIGWPKQSDLELGAIVLPSIINREDLSKYERMILQTFDRVQRLRREMAKILPGLEPMLRASEDGLAALAPTVARLDDRISRLENELERLTSRLQSITSSKLTSPQLAATEAEVRSQIDLRTTALMKDRERRERLIEDQRRSRESFSIHLEGMKTEYLQTQEFIDSLWSQYESLSVDCGCFESDSPAVLLVPLVIAGFSKRGVLEVTVYPPSVMDDQGVKTSRRKEFADPFVPLSQTMTLLASLIEKRIDSDITLRKLVRDSSATSNLLSDSTARRMLEEGARLLRADGLLRDSSADHLRALMSSVPERPSKATTHGAMLVTDESVCSVEVRVTDASGEPIAGARVGVGGLITKTDEHGGTQLRLPRSRYELAVNADGYRERRVEFELRSSGDVVIPVVLEQLTREDRLSLALEDLSKRADRIDTIRKKLLGIFQSQGDTILRVPAYRGTLEELLTELGYEPEAWLAEASRKRGMIGRLLKGEDRRDGMRRDILRIAEESKSSGGVMLLSDVLRRLDRLGWSANTTEVESILAEMTREGLIRGVSIMEDGTTSVNFVPVSLTDDPQLVLDLAAKRKGSLTIEDVVLELGWTESRVKNALQLLIEKGVAKEQRSFSKSTTYWFPGLRGRD
- a CDS encoding GTP-binding protein, which gives rise to MIRGIYILGQNGNLVYNKEYASSESKEALVSFLISLAGFLSTVNLQGKIEYMNVASSRFFYTTRSEFTFVFIADKADDTAQIEERIGQLLEVFMRDYANLAAASQPLDGFDAKVDEIAVTMVKVAILGFAGVGKTTTLHLLRGETLPLVHDPTIGVSIKKLPEEVENANIVLWDLAGQSRFSILWAKMIANAQVVIIVTDSTLENVLRSKKLVTLVKEEVPDARIIGIANKQDLPTALTPERVGQILGIATYELVAIDISYRDRLIQIIRKAILEGKADTKG